A genomic segment from Phragmites australis chromosome 6, lpPhrAust1.1, whole genome shotgun sequence encodes:
- the LOC133921040 gene encoding autophagy-related protein 18b has translation MASSSSSSQIICASFNQDNSLFSVGTKNGFMIFDARSGRLCYKKNLGGFNIVEMLFGTSLLAIVGTGEQPAMSPRRLCLFNTKKGASVKDLNFKTSILAVRLSRKRLVVVLQHKTFIYDLNSITILEEIETVSNTKGLCAFAPNSEGCYLALPASTSKGSALVYKASESELICQIDAHQSPLVAMVFSSKGMYLATASEKGTIIRVHLVAQATKSHSFRRGTYPSTIYSLSFSPSIDMPDVLVATSSSGSLHMFFLDAVRNGRSQASKLLSSVIPGSVTDALDPANHHVIHSVVPAEIKSCLAVHSVENSQNSSKLPALRTVIYIVTHDGYFREYVICTTKSNESSWTLEREFSLLDTGSGSFKQNEHPVD, from the exons ATGGCGAGCAGCTCGTCCTCGTCGCAGATCATCTGCGCCTCCTTCAATCAGGACAACAG CTTGTTTTCGGTCGGGACGAAGAACGGGTTCATGATTTTCGACGCCCGTAGTGGGAGGCTCTGCTATAAAAAGA ATCTTGGGGGATTCAACATTGTGGAAATGCTATTTGGCACAAGCCTTCTTGCCATTGTAGGAACCGGTGAACAG CCTGCAATGTCTCCTCGGCGCCTCTGTCTTTTCAATACCAAAAAAGGAGCCTCGGTGAAAGATCTGAACTTTAAGACTTCAATCTTGGCTGTTCGATTAAGTAGGAAGAG GCTTGTTGTTGTATTGCAGCACAAGACTTTTATTTATGATCTAAATAGCATTACTATCTTGGAAGAAATTGAAACAGTGTCCAATACAAAAG GTCTTTGTGCATTTGCTCCTAACTCAGAAGGGTGTTATTTGGCTCTCCCGGCAAGCACATCAAAAGGATCTGCATTAGTATATAAAGCATCAGAATCTGAATTAATATGTCAG ATAGATGCTCATCAGTCTCCATTAGTGGCAATGGTTTTCTCTTCGAAAGGCATGTACCTGGCAACGGCTTCTGAAAAGGGTACTATCATTAGAGTACATCTTGTTGCACAAGCGACCAAG TCACATAGTTTTCGGCGGGGAACATACCCATCAACGATCTATTCACTGTCATTTAGTCCATCTATTGATATGCCTGACGTTCTTGTTGCCACTAGTTCATCAGGCTCTTTGCACATGTTTTTCCTTGATGCTGTCAGAAACGGAAG GAGCCAAGCAAGTAAGTTGCTCAGTTCAGTGATTCCTGGATCAGTAACTGATGCTTTGGACCCAGCTAATCATCATGTTATTCACAGTGTTGTCCCTGCAGAAATCAAGAG CTGTCTGGCAGTGCATAGTGTAGAAAATTCCCAAAATTCTTCCAAACTTCCTGCATTGAG GACTGTAATCTACATTGTAACACATGACGGATACTTCCGGGAGTATGTGATCTGCACAACCAAGTCAAATGAATCTTCGTGGACTTTGGAGCGTGAATTCAGTTTGCTGGACACTGGTTCGGGTAGTTTCAAGCAGAACGAGCATCCCGTGGACTGA